The genomic region ACCCGCTGACTATGATTATCGATCCTTTCCTTAACTTCCTGCCGGATCATTTTCATAATGTCTGTCACCAGAGTCTGTTCTTCATCTGAAAGGTGAAGCGCTTCGTGCACATCGTAAGAAAAGAAGGAGTAGTTCTCGATATAAGCACCAAGGGAAGTATTCCTGATAAGATCTGGATGAAAATAGATCATCCAGCCGTTTATTGGAGTCACCGGTTGTTCCTGGTTCGATTTCATCACCTGGTCTGGCCCCGTAAAGATCATGACCCCTTCGTTAAAATCATAGTGATTTCTACCATATTCAAAGGCACAGCTAGCATCCTTCAGCGCGATAGTGTAGAGGCTTGAAGAAAATCTTTTGCCAAGCCATTTATTATCCAGTTTCACCTTGGATACATCGATAATACTGATCAACGGATGCTTTGGTTTTTCTAGGCCAACCAATTCATGGAATTGGCTGATCGATCTAATTTTAAAGATATCTTCTGCCATCATACTTATTTTATACAAATTTCGACATAACGTTGAATTCAGGCTAACACAAATCCCTGATTATTAAACAGGTTTTACGTGAATTAGAGAACGA from Gramella sp. MT6 harbors:
- a CDS encoding response regulator transcription factor; protein product: MMAEDIFKIRSISQFHELVGLEKPKHPLISIIDVSKVKLDNKWLGKRFSSSLYTIALKDASCAFEYGRNHYDFNEGVMIFTGPDQVMKSNQEQPVTPINGWMIYFHPDLIRNTSLGAYIENYSFFSYDVHEALHLSDEEQTLVTDIMKMIRQEVKERIDNHSQRVIVSSLELLLNLCTRFYERQFNTRTAKNKDIVSQMESLLKDYYQSGKLAEIGQPSIQYCADELHLSPNYLSDLLKKETGRSAKDHINDFVVDKAKTLLLGSTDSIGEIAYSLGYNYPHYFSRFFKSKTGFTPQEYRIQN